Part of the Bacillus sp. THAF10 genome is shown below.
AGGAAAAGCCCTTGCTTTTGCACATGGATTTAATGTTCATTTTCATCAAGTTGTCCCCCCAGAAGATGTGGATGTATTCCTTGTAGCACCAAAAGGTCCAGGACATCTTGTCAGAAGAGTTTATGAAGAAGGTGGCGGTGTTCCGGCGTTGTTTGCTGTTCATCAAGATGCAACGGGAACAGCAAAAGCGGTAGCTCTCGCTTACACGAAAGCAGTGGGAGCTGGGAGAGCGGCTGTAATGGAAACCTCCTTTAAAGAAGAAACAGAAACAGATTTATTCGGAGAGCAGGCAGTGTTATGTGGAGGAACAACTTCACTCGTAAAAGCAGGTTTTGAAACCCTGGTGGAAGCGGGCTATCAACCAGAAGTTGCCTACTTTGAATGCTTGCATGAATTAAAGCTCATTGTGGATCTTTTATATGAATCCGGTTTAGAGGGAATGCGCTATTCCATTTCTGATACTGCACAATGGGGAGATTTTACTGCAGGACCTAGAGTCGTAAATGAAGATACGAAAAAAGAAATGCAAAAAATTCTTTCAGAAATCCAATCAGGTCAATTTGCCAAGGGCTGGGTTCTTGAAAATCAGGCAAATCGCCCAATGTTCCACAGCATCAATGAGCAGGAAAATCAACACCCACTCGAGGTGGTAGGAAGGGAGCTCCGCAGCAAAATGCCATTCATTCAATCGAAAAAGAAAGGAGTGGTTGGCAGTGCGAAAGGTTGACATTTTTGATACAACCCTAAGAGACGGAGAACAGTCAGCTGGAGTAAACCTTCATCCTCATGAAAAGCTTGAGATTGCCCTGCAGCTTGAAAGATATGGAGTAGATATTATGGAGGCAGGTTTTCCTGCCTCCTCCTATGGAGATTTTCAAGCGGTACAACAAATTGCAAAAGCAGTCAAGCGCACGCGGGTTGTAGGACTTGCTAGATCGATGAAATCTGATATTGACGCAGTCTATGAAGCTGTGAAGGATGCAGAAATGAATGGTGTGCATGTGTTTTTAGCTACTTCTCCTATTCATATGGAACATAAATTAAAGAAAAAACCAAAAGAAGTAGTGGATACAGCTGTAAAAGCAGTAGAATATGCTTCTAAGCTTTTCGATCATGTGCAATGGTCTGCAGAAGATGCCACAAGAAGTGAATGGCCGTTTTTGGCCCATATCATCGAAAAAGTAATTGACGCAGGAGCGAAGGTGGTCAACCTACCTGATACTGTAGGCTACACCACTCCTGAGGAATATGCTCGTTTAATCACTTACATCAAAGGGCATGTACCGAACATTCATAAAGTGAAGCTTTCTGCTCATTGTCATGATGACTTAGGCATGGCGGTATCCAACTCATTGTCGGCAATAAAAAGTGGAGTCGATCAAATCGAAGGAACCATCAATGGGATTGGAGAACGGGCAGGAAATGCGTCACTAGAGGAAATTATCGTTGCTCTCCAAATCAGAAAAGATGTTTATGGAGTAGAAACAAATATTGATTTAGCTCAAACTGTTCGAACGAGCAACCTTGTCAGTAAATTAACAGGAATG
Proteins encoded:
- the ilvC gene encoding ketol-acid reductoisomerase, with protein sequence MGAKMYYNDDISQAALNDKKVAVVGYGSQGHAHAQNLRDSGVEVVVGVRPGSSWEKAKADGFSVFSVGEAVAQADVIMVLLPDERQPEVFKQEIEPHLTTGKALAFAHGFNVHFHQVVPPEDVDVFLVAPKGPGHLVRRVYEEGGGVPALFAVHQDATGTAKAVALAYTKAVGAGRAAVMETSFKEETETDLFGEQAVLCGGTTSLVKAGFETLVEAGYQPEVAYFECLHELKLIVDLLYESGLEGMRYSISDTAQWGDFTAGPRVVNEDTKKEMQKILSEIQSGQFAKGWVLENQANRPMFHSINEQENQHPLEVVGRELRSKMPFIQSKKKGVVGSAKG
- a CDS encoding 2-isopropylmalate synthase encodes the protein MRKVDIFDTTLRDGEQSAGVNLHPHEKLEIALQLERYGVDIMEAGFPASSYGDFQAVQQIAKAVKRTRVVGLARSMKSDIDAVYEAVKDAEMNGVHVFLATSPIHMEHKLKKKPKEVVDTAVKAVEYASKLFDHVQWSAEDATRSEWPFLAHIIEKVIDAGAKVVNLPDTVGYTTPEEYARLITYIKGHVPNIHKVKLSAHCHDDLGMAVSNSLSAIKSGVDQIEGTINGIGERAGNASLEEIIVALQIRKDVYGVETNIDLAQTVRTSNLVSKLTGMMVPQNKAVVGANAFAHESGIHQDGVLKNKSTYEVINPEMVGLHSNKMVLGKHSGSHAFKQRCEELGLFLKEEEGKKLFKAFKDLTVKKKEVTEDDIFALMMDSSVKGLFPHYRMETLQISYGSNIIPTTTIAIKTEDGSILQESATGKGSVESVYNTISRILDKEISLLDYRIQSTTNGSDALAEVYVKINCDGHVSNGRGVEHDVLEASAKAYLDAVNRLSIKEKFSRYATKGVEVG